From the Teredinibacter turnerae T7901 genome, one window contains:
- a CDS encoding BON domain-containing protein, whose translation MKSRSKISVLKPLSIACSAFVLSSAAMAGDYSSDEKKPMDDKKAFEHVNKTPYNMQHTRSESADKYWQDFKQDANQTWDNTKDAFRDGWMEGKLETAIMMNDRLNAFDIDIEVNDNKAILSGEVSSDVEKNLAESIAMGMDAIDSVDNRLTINKQAKIDEQSAGRSFSQYVKDASITAAIKTDLLADPDVAGLKIDVDTVNQKVVLSGSVDSKKEKELAGMIAKRTDDIHSFENRLVVERDS comes from the coding sequence ATGAAATCTCGATCAAAAATTAGTGTACTGAAACCTTTATCAATTGCATGTTCAGCATTTGTGCTTAGTAGCGCGGCAATGGCAGGCGACTATTCATCGGATGAGAAAAAGCCGATGGACGATAAAAAAGCCTTCGAACATGTGAACAAAACACCGTATAACATGCAACATACGCGCTCTGAATCCGCCGACAAGTATTGGCAGGATTTCAAACAAGACGCGAACCAGACGTGGGACAATACCAAAGACGCGTTCCGCGATGGCTGGATGGAAGGCAAGCTTGAAACAGCTATTATGATGAATGATCGCTTGAACGCATTTGACATCGACATTGAAGTCAACGATAACAAAGCCATTCTTTCAGGCGAAGTATCATCAGACGTAGAGAAAAATCTGGCTGAAAGCATCGCTATGGGCATGGATGCAATCGACTCGGTCGACAACCGTCTCACCATCAACAAACAAGCAAAAATTGACGAGCAAAGCGCGGGACGCTCTTTCAGTCAATATGTTAAGGACGCTTCCATTACCGCAGCCATAAAGACCGATTTGCTCGCCGATCCTGACGTAGCAGGTTTAAAAATTGATGTGGACACGGTGAACCAAAAAGTTGTACTAAGTGGCTCCGTTGACAGCAAAAAGGAAAAAGAGCTTGCTGGCATGATTGCTAAACGTACTGACGACATTCACTCTTTTGAAAACCGTCTGGTCGTAGAGCGCGACAGCTAG
- a CDS encoding DUF1328 domain-containing protein, producing the protein MFSWALVFLIFALVAGVLGFTGLAGTASSIAWILFVVGLIVSLIFLVAGRRPTV; encoded by the coding sequence ATGTTTAGTTGGGCACTTGTATTTCTTATTTTTGCTTTGGTTGCCGGTGTATTAGGTTTTACCGGTTTGGCAGGTACTGCTTCCAGCATCGCTTGGATCTTGTTTGTTGTTGGTCTGATTGTATCGCTGATCTTCCTGGTGGCAGGCCGTCGACCTACGGTGTAG